The genomic DNA ACGCCGATCAGCGCCAGCCTGAACCCTTGCCCAATCACCATCCTCAGCACATCGCGTTTCTCCGCCCCCAGCGCCATTCGGATACCCAATTCATGGGTTCTTCGACCCACGTTGTAGGCCATAATTCCGTACAGGCCCACGCATGCGAGCACCGGCGCCAGAAGACCAAAGAGGGTGGACAGCGTGGCGACCAGGCGCTCCGGCATGAGCGATTCATTCACCTGTTCAGCCACTGTGTTGACTCCATACAGGGGAAGATCCTTGTCCATCGACCGCACCACCTGGCGGATGGCAGCTATCACAGTGGTTGGATTGCCCGCCGCTCGAACCTCATAGGTCATGCGTTCAAGACTGGACGGTAGAACCTGCAGAACCGGGAGAAAGGCCATCCGAGGAGTGACTTCGCGCAGGCTGTGGTACTTGGCATCTCTTACCACACCGACGATTTCAATCTGCCCGCTCGTCCCGGACAGGCCGAACCGCTGGCCGAGGGGGTTCGATGCTCCGAAATAGTGGCGCGCCATCGTTTCGTTGATCACTGCCACTCGGGGTGCGCTTTGGCTGTCCTGCGATGTGAAGTCACGTCCCAGTAACAGGGGCATTCCCAAGGTTTCGAAAAACCTGGGACCTACCACGCTCACCTGGACCGAAGCGTCTTGGTCATCTCGAGGAATGTATCCGGGCAGCGATACGTTCCGTTCCGCGCGGCAAGGAGTGAATTCGCTGCATCGTGACACGGTCGCCGTCCGGACCCCTGGAATGCCCTCCACGCGCTCCAGCACCCCTTTATACAAGTTCTCGAGCCGTGCGCCCTTGTAACCGAGGAGCGTGGGCTCCATCGAGAACAGAAGCGTGTTGTCTGGATTGAAGCCGGGATACAGATTCTTCAGATTCCACAACGTGCGAACGAAGAGGCCCGCGCCGATCAGTAGCAGCAAAGACAGTGCGACCTGCGAGATAACAAGAGGACTGCCCAAGCCGAATGAGCGCCGATGACTGACGGCCCCTCGAGAGCTTGCTTTGAGCTGAGGCGTTAGGTCGACGCGGGTAGCTCGAAACGCCGGCGCTATCCCGAATAGCACACCTGTCAGCAATGAAACTGCTGCCGCAAACTCGAAAATTCCAGCGTCCAAGTGGAGATGGATGGAAATTGGAACCGGCGCGCTGGAAATCATAATCAGAAGGAATTGGCTACCCCAATATGCGAGAAGCAGTCCAAGCCCGCCTCCGACCGCCGCAAGAAGGAAGCTCTCCGTCAGCAACTGTCGGATCAGGCGCAGCCTCCCCGCCCCGAGGGCGAGCCGTACTCCGATTTCCCTTTGGCGCGCCGTCGCGCGTGCCAGCAGCAGGTTAGCCACGTTGGCGCAGGCAATTAACAGGACCAATCCCACGGCCGCCATCAAAATCATTAGCGGCTGTGAAAGCCGGTCGCGCAAGAAGGCGACTCCCCTGTCGCCTGGAACCAACTCGATTCTCAGCTCGCTTTTTTGCTTCGATCCGAGCGTCTGCTGAAAAAGCAGATCAAGGTTGGCCCGAGCTCGCGATTCGCTTACCCCAGGCTTTAGCCGCCCTCCGACAACGTCCAGCCACCACGTGCTCTTGTCGTTGAGTAGAGACACACCAGCCATAACCTGTGCCTGCATCATCATTGGGACGGTGATATCGGGATCGCCGCCGACCATCAGGCCGAAGAATTCAGGTGGCGTCACGCCGATGATGGTGAAGGGAATGCCATCCACCGTGATGGCTTTGCCCACCACATCGCGGCTGAGCCCGAACCGCCGCTTCCAATAGGCATAGCTGATGACGGCGACAGCGCTCTGTCCGGGTGTTTTGTCGTCATCAGGATTTATGGTCCGGCCCAGAACGGCGTTCACGCCCAATGTCGAATAATAAGTGCCGGAAACTATCTGTCCGCTGGTCAATTCCGGCCGACCGTCAATGGTCACGTCGAGGCGTTCAAGCTCGGAGAACGCGAAAGTGCCCGAGAACACGCTGTTGTGATCGCGAAGGTAGACGTACGCGGGATATGAGAAAGCGTAGTAGCCGCCATGTACGTCGGGCAATTGGGCGAAGACCAGTTGTCTCGGACTTTCGACTGGCAGCAGTTTCAGGATGACCGCCTCAACCACGCTGAACACGGCTGTGTTCGCGCCAATTCCGAGGGCCAGCGTCAGAACAGCCACAGCTGTGAAGCCGCGGTTCCGGCGGAGTTGGCGCAGGCCGTAACGGATGTCCTGGAGTAAGGTTTCGAGCCATTGCCATTTCCACATTTCCCGGCTACTTTCCTGCGCCTGGGTCACGTTGCCAAAACGGCGCAGCGCGGCAAAATGGGCCTCTTCGGGCGGCATACCGCATTCACGGTTCTCCCGCTCTTCCATCTCCAGATGCGCGCGGATCTCCTCATCGAAATCGTCCGCCGGTTTCACCCACCGGACCAGTGCGCCGATTTTGGCAAATTGCCGCCGCCAGCTCATTTCCCTTCCTCGGTTTCAACAGGGTTGATGACGCTCGTTACGGCATGTACAAAGCGCCCCCAGCGCGAAGTCTCCGCCGCCAGTTGCCGCCGTCCTGCGGCGGTCAGACGGTAGTACCTGGCCCGCTGCTTGTTTTCAGACACGCCCCACTCGCCTTTGATCCAGCCTTCCTGCTGCAGGCGCTGAAGCGCCGGGTAGAGCGATCCGTGCTCCACCTTCAGCATTTCCTCCGACGTGCACTCAATGGACTTTGCGATGCCATGTCCGTGCGTTGGTCCCCAGAGCAGCGTGCGCAGAATCAGCATATCGAGCGAGCCATAAACAAGTTCGATTCGTCCCTTGGATGATTGCCTGGTCATGGCGGAAGGTAATCTACCACAGCAGGAGTAGATTGTCTACTAAATAAATCAAGGATGTGAATCATTCCGACCCTATAGCGTCTGCTTTACCCGGAATACGCCCAGGGGGCCACCCGCGTTGTTACCAACTTTCTGTGCGAATGTCGCCGCGGTTCACTGCACTTTAACGTCAGGTTCGACGGACATGCCGGGTCTGAGCAAGTGCTGGGGATCCTGCGCTTCATCGAACACAATTTTGACCGGTAACCGCTGCACCACTTTGACATAGTTTCCAGTGGCATTCTCAGGTGGCAGCAGACTGGAGCGCGCTCCGGTTGCACCCGCGATATTGAGGACACGGCCGTTGTAAGTGCGGCCGTAGGTATCAACGTAAATCTTTACGGGCTGACCGGGCCGCATGAGCTTCAGTTGCGTTTCTTTGAAGTTGGCGGTAACCCAGATGTTCTGACTGTCCAGAGGGATAATCGTCATCAATTGTTGTCCTGGCGCCACGTTCTGGCCTGGCTGAACAGATCTTTGGCCTACGATCCCGCTAACCGGCGCCACAATCGTTGTGTACTGCCGATTGAGATCCGCCTGCTGCAGGAGTGCTGCCGCCCGTTCGATTTGCGCTTGGGCTGCGCGGGCACGCGAGCGCTGCACTGAAATCTGCTGCGGCCGGGTCTCCGCATATCGTAAATCGGCGTTGGCTTGCGCCAGTTTGGTGCGCGCCTGGGTCACCGCCTGTTGCGCGACTGCAGTGGACGCCCGAGCGGCGGCCACCGCCGCAGCCGTAGCCTTCTGGCTGTCCACGGCCTGAATGTATATTTGCTGGGGGATTTCGTGTTTGGCGGCAAGCGGCTCATACCTTGTCACGTCGTCCTGTGCCTTCAGGTCATTGGCCTCGGCTTGCTCGAGTGCGGCTTGGGCGGCGGCAACCTGGTGCTGGGCGGCAAGGATGCCGGCCTGAGCGTTTTCCACCTCGGCCTGCGCGCTGGCGAGCTGGCTCGAAGTGTTGGTGGATGTCAGGGGAACGCCGGTCGCGAGCGCGGCTGCGCTGGCCTGGTCATTCGCCATGGCCGCCTTGGCATTTGCCACGGCTACATCGTAATCCTTCGGATCGAGCTTCACCAGCACCGTCCCGGCCTTAACGTATTGGTGGTCGTCCACGGTCACGCGGGTGACATAGCCCGATATTCGGGCACTGACCGGATAGATATAGCCGTCGATTTGGGCATCGTCCGTGGATTCCCAGGCTGCGAAGTGGCGGTACAACAGGACGGCAGTGACTATGAGGACGATTCCAAGAGCCGCAAACAAGATTAGCCTGCGGGTTTTGGAGCGGCGCACTGGAGCTTTTCCCGGCCCCACGCCTGTTCCGCTCGAATCTGCCACCGCAGATTTGACCGACTCGTTGGGTTGTGTCAACACATCTGGCATGGTTTGTTACCTCACTCCCAGATACTGTGCGGCCGATTGCTCGGCTACGCCGAGAGCCTGCGCCAAAGAGATTTTGGCCAGGTTGAAAGAATAGAGACTGGCAATATAGGATTGGTTCGCCGACGCCACGGACTCCTGGGCCTGGACAACCTCGAGGTTGTCGGCGACGCCTGCTTTGAAACGGTCTTGCGCCTGGGCCAGCGTCTGGTCGGCAAGATCGATGTTACTCTTGGCGACGGCAACGAGATCCGCCGAGGATTTCAGATTGAAGAAGGCCGTTCGCACCTGGTCGTCAATCTTGCCATCAAGGTCGGCAAGCTCAGCCTTACGCCGTTCCAACACTGAATCTGCCTGCAGTTTGTCCGCCCGCACCTTGCTTCCCTGAAAGAGAGGGACGTTCAACGTTAAAGCGGCCGAAAATGTCTCGTGCGACCTCCCGAAATTGGGACTGCCGATGTCTCCGAAGTTGGCATCTGTTGACAGCCAGGGATAATTTTCCGCGACTGCTCCCTCAAAGGCCAGCTTCGCCGCCTGGACCTGGGATTTGGCTGAGAGGTAGTCAGGGCGTGTTGCGTAGGCCTTTGTAAGGGCCTGTGTTAGCATCATGGTTTCGAGCGGGACGTACGGAACGGTATCAGTGAGTCGAAATTCCTGGCCTTTCGGCAGCCCGATCACCCGCGCGAGCGTCAACTTGTCGATGTTCAGCTGGTTTTGGGCAGCGATCAGCCGTTGCTGCTGGGTCTTCAACTCAACCTGGGCGCGCAGCAGATCAATACTTGCGATCACGCCATGCTTGTTGAGATCAATATCATTGTCATAGAGCGTCTGCGCAGTGTTTACCTGCGCTCGAATCGAATCAACTGTGGCATTATCCGAGATCACAATCAGATAGGCATTGCCTGTGGTGAGAATGACCAGGTCGCGATCGCTGGTATAGGAATACTGCGACGCCCGCTCGGATTCCGAGGCTGACTTCAGGCCCTTAATGTGGGACCAGTTGAAGATTTCCTGCGACAGGTAAGCTCGTGCATCGCCCACACTGAACGGCCCAACAATCGTGGGAATATTGAGTCCGGGGATATTGGGGTTGAACCCGAGGGCTCTGAGATTATTCTGTTCGACCGAGCCCGTGACGCGGGCCGAGATATCCGGTAGCAAGGCATTCAGATTCTGTAGGCGAACGGCATGGGCGGCGCGAGTGTCCTGGCTGCTCTCAACCACACCCAGGTTGTATTTCAACGCACGGGTGAAGGCTTCTTTGAGCGAGAGGTTGAGCGTGTTGCCAGTCGCCTGGCCGGTGGGCACACTTCCAAGTAACGGGCTTTGGGTTTGGGCGATGGAACTGCCTGTCCCGACTGTCTGGGAGGTGAGAGTGCCCGGAAGTCCAAAGGTCGTGAGCATCACGGCCAAGAGGCAAAATACAAGCTGCCGTGCCAGTTGATTACCAACCATGCCGACTCCTCAATTTGATAAAGTCATCCATCATCCCCGCTGCTTGTCGCACTGCGTCACCGCGTCGAGGATGACCTCGACTGCAACGTCCTCGCCCATGCCCGAATTAACCATCAGGTGGAAGCGATGCCTTGCGGGCCATTCAACCTTGAAGTATTTCTCGATAAAGTTCGCGCGGTCGCGGTCTACCGTCTCTGCAAGCTCGATCGCTTCCTTTTCACTCTTGCCCGCCGCTCGTAGTCTGCCGACTCTTTCTTGAAATGGCGCGTAAACAAACACGTGAAAAGCGTCCGGGCGGTTTCCCAGGTAATAGGCCGATCCTCGTCCCACGATCACGCAGTTGCCCGCGTCGGCTATTCCGGGTAGGATTTTCTGCACCACCTCCCGGATGCAGTCCGCGTCAACCATCTTCATGCGCGCCGCGACTTGAACACCTTCGTGGCTGCCGCGCATAAAAGACTTAAAAAGGCGATAATAGGCCGGATCGCTTCGTTCCTGGTGCTGTTCGACAGCGCGACAGGCACAGTCCAGACGGCGAGCAATTTCTTCCGTCAAGTCCTGGTCCCAGAGTTTCCAACCCAGGCGCTTGGCCAACTTGTTCGCGATCACTCCGCCTCCGCTCCCGTATTCACGCTCGAGGGTGATGACTCGGATTTTCATATTTACCCCGCCTGTTCAGAGCAATGCCGCGTCCGCTTTATGGGCTGGCGCGTGACACATTCGCCTATGATCTGTCATTCAAACCCAACGCCAATAGCTGCTCGAAGCTTTGGAATTATCCGACGGCAATCTCTCCGCCCCCGCCCGGCTCATTCTTTCTCAGCGCGAAGGAAACCAGGAACATAATCCCCGCCCCGATACTAAGCACCCAGAATGTGTCGATATATGCCAGCGTCGTTGCCTGACCGATCAGCACGTGATAAAGCCGATCGTAAGCCTGGCTGGTGGCCCGCGTGGCGTCCAACCCCGATACGGCCAGACGGGCTGCCAAAGCCCTGACGGCCTCTGTAAAAGTCGGCTGGCCGGGAGTAACGTGCGCCACCAGATACACCTGATGGAATTGCGCCCGGCGTGCAATCAGCGTGGTGACCATCGAGGTTCCAATGCTGCTCCCGATGTTGCGCATGAAATTGATCAGCCCCGCCACGCTGCCGCTCTTCTCCACCGGCACTCCAACATAGGAAGCCAGGTTGATCGGTACGAACAGGAATCCCAGGCCAAACACCTGGACGACGCGCATAATAGCGGCGGCCCGGAAGCTGATTTCGAGGTCCAGGTACTGCGTCGAGTAATACATGGCAAGCGACAACGTGAGCCAGCCAAAGGCGATGAGATAACGCGCCTGAACTCTGGACGAGAGCACACCCGCAACCGGCATCAAAATCAGTAATATCAGGCCGCCGCCCGAAAGTACCAGACCGGCGGATTCGGCTGTGTAACCCATCAGCGTCTGCAGGTACAAGGGCATCATGACAAGGCTCGAGAAAAGCATGATTCCCAGCGCAAACATCATCAGGTTGGCGCCCAGAAAATTTAAATTTCTAAACATGCGAACATCAATGATGGGATCTTTGTGATACCACTCCCAGATAACGAGGGAAACAAGGCCCACCACGGCGAGAATGGCGAGCGTCAGAATGAAATGCGAGCCGAACCAGTCCTCTTCCTGCCCCTTGTCGAGCATCACCTGCAGCGCGCCGATACCCAGCGTGAGCAGGGCGACCCCGATGTAATCAATCTTGACTCCCGCTCCCGCCGCCCGCTTCGCCCAGGGCGGGTTTTCAATCAGGCGAAACACCAGCAGAAGAGTCAAAATGCCGATCGGCAGGTTAATGAAGAAAATCCAGCGCCACGTGTAATTATCCGTGATCCAGCCGCCCAGTGTCGGTCCAACCGTTGGCGCAACAATTACCGTGACGCCATAGAGCGCGAAGGCGATACCGCGCTTTTCAGGAGGAAAGGTATCAGCCAGGATAGCCTGCGCCATGGGTTGTAAGCCACCGCCCCCCGCGCCTTGCAATATGCGAAACAGAATGATTGCTCCCAGATTTGGTGCAATTCCGCACAGCAGTGAACTGATGGTGAAAATCACCAGGCAAATCATGAAGAACCGCTTGCGTCCAACGGTGCTTGCGATCCAT from Terriglobia bacterium includes the following:
- a CDS encoding ABC transporter permease, whose product is MSWRRQFAKIGALVRWVKPADDFDEEIRAHLEMEERENRECGMPPEEAHFAALRRFGNVTQAQESSREMWKWQWLETLLQDIRYGLRQLRRNRGFTAVAVLTLALGIGANTAVFSVVEAVILKLLPVESPRQLVFAQLPDVHGGYYAFSYPAYVYLRDHNSVFSGTFAFSELERLDVTIDGRPELTSGQIVSGTYYSTLGVNAVLGRTINPDDDKTPGQSAVAVISYAYWKRRFGLSRDVVGKAITVDGIPFTIIGVTPPEFFGLMVGGDPDITVPMMMQAQVMAGVSLLNDKSTWWLDVVGGRLKPGVSESRARANLDLLFQQTLGSKQKSELRIELVPGDRGVAFLRDRLSQPLMILMAAVGLVLLIACANVANLLLARATARQREIGVRLALGAGRLRLIRQLLTESFLLAAVGGGLGLLLAYWGSQFLLIMISSAPVPISIHLHLDAGIFEFAAAVSLLTGVLFGIAPAFRATRVDLTPQLKASSRGAVSHRRSFGLGSPLVISQVALSLLLLIGAGLFVRTLWNLKNLYPGFNPDNTLLFSMEPTLLGYKGARLENLYKGVLERVEGIPGVRTATVSRCSEFTPCRAERNVSLPGYIPRDDQDASVQVSVVGPRFFETLGMPLLLGRDFTSQDSQSAPRVAVINETMARHYFGASNPLGQRFGLSGTSGQIEIVGVVRDAKYHSLREVTPRMAFLPVLQVLPSSLERMTYEVRAAGNPTTVIAAIRQVVRSMDKDLPLYGVNTVAEQVNESLMPERLVATLSTLFGLLAPVLACVGLYGIMAYNVGRRTHELGIRMALGAEKRDVLRMVIGQGFRLALIGVAIGIAGALALTRFLASLLYGVKPTDPLTFVAVSLILTAVALLACYIPARRAAKVDPMVALRYE
- a CDS encoding PadR family transcriptional regulator is translated as MTRQSSKGRIELVYGSLDMLILRTLLWGPTHGHGIAKSIECTSEEMLKVEHGSLYPALQRLQQEGWIKGEWGVSENKQRARYYRLTAAGRRQLAAETSRWGRFVHAVTSVINPVETEEGK
- a CDS encoding HlyD family secretion protein → MPDVLTQPNESVKSAVADSSGTGVGPGKAPVRRSKTRRLILFAALGIVLIVTAVLLYRHFAAWESTDDAQIDGYIYPVSARISGYVTRVTVDDHQYVKAGTVLVKLDPKDYDVAVANAKAAMANDQASAAALATGVPLTSTNTSSQLASAQAEVENAQAGILAAQHQVAAAQAALEQAEANDLKAQDDVTRYEPLAAKHEIPQQIYIQAVDSQKATAAAVAAARASTAVAQQAVTQARTKLAQANADLRYAETRPQQISVQRSRARAAQAQIERAAALLQQADLNRQYTTIVAPVSGIVGQRSVQPGQNVAPGQQLMTIIPLDSQNIWVTANFKETQLKLMRPGQPVKIYVDTYGRTYNGRVLNIAGATGARSSLLPPENATGNYVKVVQRLPVKIVFDEAQDPQHLLRPGMSVEPDVKVQ
- a CDS encoding TolC family protein; protein product: MVGNQLARQLVFCLLAVMLTTFGLPGTLTSQTVGTGSSIAQTQSPLLGSVPTGQATGNTLNLSLKEAFTRALKYNLGVVESSQDTRAAHAVRLQNLNALLPDISARVTGSVEQNNLRALGFNPNIPGLNIPTIVGPFSVGDARAYLSQEIFNWSHIKGLKSASESERASQYSYTSDRDLVILTTGNAYLIVISDNATVDSIRAQVNTAQTLYDNDIDLNKHGVIASIDLLRAQVELKTQQQRLIAAQNQLNIDKLTLARVIGLPKGQEFRLTDTVPYVPLETMMLTQALTKAYATRPDYLSAKSQVQAAKLAFEGAVAENYPWLSTDANFGDIGSPNFGRSHETFSAALTLNVPLFQGSKVRADKLQADSVLERRKAELADLDGKIDDQVRTAFFNLKSSADLVAVAKSNIDLADQTLAQAQDRFKAGVADNLEVVQAQESVASANQSYIASLYSFNLAKISLAQALGVAEQSAAQYLGVR
- a CDS encoding cytidylate kinase-like family protein; protein product: MKIRVITLEREYGSGGGVIANKLAKRLGWKLWDQDLTEEIARRLDCACRAVEQHQERSDPAYYRLFKSFMRGSHEGVQVAARMKMVDADCIREVVQKILPGIADAGNCVIVGRGSAYYLGNRPDAFHVFVYAPFQERVGRLRAAGKSEKEAIELAETVDRDRANFIEKYFKVEWPARHRFHLMVNSGMGEDVAVEVILDAVTQCDKQRG
- a CDS encoding DHA2 family efflux MFS transporter permease subunit; this translates as MVEGAENSSNSLNEGPAGGAEIRPVASGPWQPKFNPWLIGVVVAMAAFMEVLDTSIANVALPYMAGSLGASTDESTWVLTSYLVSNAIVLPISGWIASTVGRKRFFMICLVIFTISSLLCGIAPNLGAIILFRILQGAGGGGLQPMAQAILADTFPPEKRGIAFALYGVTVIVAPTVGPTLGGWITDNYTWRWIFFINLPIGILTLLLVFRLIENPPWAKRAAGAGVKIDYIGVALLTLGIGALQVMLDKGQEEDWFGSHFILTLAILAVVGLVSLVIWEWYHKDPIIDVRMFRNLNFLGANLMMFALGIMLFSSLVMMPLYLQTLMGYTAESAGLVLSGGGLILLILMPVAGVLSSRVQARYLIAFGWLTLSLAMYYSTQYLDLEISFRAAAIMRVVQVFGLGFLFVPINLASYVGVPVEKSGSVAGLINFMRNIGSSIGTSMVTTLIARRAQFHQVYLVAHVTPGQPTFTEAVRALAARLAVSGLDATRATSQAYDRLYHVLIGQATTLAYIDTFWVLSIGAGIMFLVSFALRKNEPGGGGEIAVG